Proteins encoded within one genomic window of Paenarthrobacter sp. JL.01a:
- a CDS encoding glycine C-acetyltransferase: MYSAIKDQLQGELDEIRSAGLFKTERHIDSPQASHIAAGQLGQPAHKVLNFCANNYLGLADHPEIIAAAKSAMDERGFGMASVRFICGTQDLHLELEARVSAFLGTEDTILFSSCFDANGGVFESLFGPDDAIISDSLNHASIIDGIRLSKAKRFRYANQDMADLEAKLVEAAGSRRKIIVTDGVFSMDGFLAPLEAICDLAEKHDALVMVDDSHAVGFMGPTGAGTPEHAGVSDRVDIYTGTFGKALGGASGGYVSGRGEIVAMLRQKARPYLFSNSLAPAIVAATIKALELVQGSGELRTRLFENAALFRRRMSEEGFELLDGEHAIIPVMFGDAVVAAKVADEMLSHGVFVTAFSYPVVPKGAARIRVQLSAAHSTDDVEACVQAFVKSRAVVA, encoded by the coding sequence ATGTACTCAGCCATCAAAGACCAACTCCAGGGCGAACTCGATGAGATCCGCAGCGCCGGACTCTTCAAGACCGAACGCCACATCGATTCCCCGCAGGCAAGCCACATCGCCGCGGGCCAGCTCGGCCAGCCGGCCCACAAAGTCCTGAACTTCTGCGCCAACAACTACCTTGGCCTGGCCGACCACCCGGAGATCATCGCCGCTGCGAAGTCCGCCATGGACGAGCGCGGTTTCGGCATGGCCTCCGTCCGGTTCATCTGCGGCACCCAGGACCTGCACCTGGAACTTGAGGCCCGTGTTTCGGCCTTCCTAGGTACTGAGGACACAATCCTGTTCTCCAGCTGCTTCGACGCCAACGGCGGGGTGTTCGAGTCCCTCTTCGGCCCGGATGACGCCATCATCTCCGACTCCCTCAACCACGCCTCGATCATCGACGGCATCCGACTGAGCAAGGCCAAGCGCTTCCGCTACGCCAACCAGGACATGGCCGACCTCGAAGCCAAGCTCGTTGAGGCTGCCGGTTCGCGGCGCAAGATCATCGTCACCGACGGCGTCTTCTCCATGGACGGTTTCCTCGCGCCCCTGGAAGCGATCTGCGACCTCGCCGAGAAGCACGACGCCCTGGTCATGGTGGACGACTCCCACGCCGTGGGCTTCATGGGCCCCACGGGTGCCGGAACTCCCGAGCACGCCGGAGTCTCAGACCGGGTGGACATCTACACCGGTACCTTTGGCAAGGCGTTGGGTGGCGCGTCCGGTGGCTATGTTTCCGGCCGCGGAGAGATCGTCGCGATGCTGCGCCAGAAGGCCCGCCCGTACTTGTTCTCCAACTCCCTGGCTCCTGCGATCGTTGCAGCCACCATCAAGGCACTGGAACTGGTGCAGGGATCCGGTGAACTGCGCACCCGCCTGTTCGAGAACGCCGCGCTGTTCCGCCGCCGGATGAGCGAAGAAGGCTTCGAACTGCTCGACGGCGAACACGCCATTATTCCGGTGATGTTCGGTGACGCCGTGGTTGCGGCGAAGGTTGCCGATGAGATGCTCTCCCATGGCGTCTTCGTCACGGCGTTCAGCTACCCTGTGGTGCCCAAGGGTGCCGCGCGCATCCGCGTACAGCTCTCGGCCGCCCACAGCACGGACGACGTCGAAGCGTGCGTACAGGCGTTCGTCAAGAGCCGCGCCGTCGTCGCCTAA
- a CDS encoding endo-alpha-N-acetylgalactosaminidase family protein, giving the protein MPRSTSPGRLASLSMACVVASSSLGLLAIEPANAVPLSLPTDVVNAGDTATLTSAALRVDVATTFPQVLGYTDIASSSRLDGTTSRLNTVTLNGVEYVVTGSSTAHGKDARDYVLTVPDFGNAVIKARLSVTKNVVSFNVTEIKDSAEHLVKTLQLPRLNLVTVGSVQPGAQVSTANLSVDRSVSGDEFTPITAATPLDTAPRSSAYALANTAALGAAVESNALYDTSSGPGTKDKGRFWRQAVSDGAGGVSMGIASGQWLYRADGSTTTEELPWTRVAITADANADGGVDWQDAAIAMRSIQVSANKGEQTPDNVITHIPFNFASQATHPFLRTLDDVKRISLATDGLGQVAMLKGYTSEGHDSANTDYGNNFNTRAGGLEDLNTLVKEGKDWNASFGVHINATEIYPEAKSFSEDLLRADKGLGWNWLDQSYYINQRQDINSGKLAQRIKELREATDENLDFVYVDVYYEFGWLAERLQQELVKNGFRVGSEWADHLSRNNTWSHWANDEKYGGSTNKGVNSQILRFINNSQSDVWNPDPKLGVSHIVEFEGWTGQNDFNAFSENVWTANLPAKFLQHHPITKWTPDRIDLADGVSVTGNTAEARNITVGGATVLSGGTYLMPWSSKEDGKADKLYHYNPAGGASTWTLTKEFAKSTSLEVFRLTDNGRVKVADVPVVNGQVTVIAEANQPYVLTTKGNTLPKKALFGEGTPFNDPGFNGSDLSPWNPTGNVTQVRDDKGRRFAEMAATPSSISQEVKLDAGTQSVSAWLEIQPGKVRPTTLSVDINGKTESITVDSSNAENYVAGDEKHGTAFQRVRVLVDVPRNNTKATVSVTTADGEGTVRVDDFRAVKTTRVPTTGVLSEDFENVDQGWGPFVKGNAGGSTDPRTHITERNEPFTQKGWDTNVIDEVLDGRWSLIAHDENTAPDGGPGMVYRTTEATVPFLAGHKYKVSFDYQNSKAGQYAWVSGYDSQAGPAVTGSQPIDAKTTTARFEQILDTGFCGDYFVGLQRTGSANGSDFTLDNVLVEDLGASDAVPACAQLSAELQGDVVQQGKAQDLVTTFVSDEPAAIKDVSVELALPEGWTATPATPATAATLPAGGSLATTWKVTAPASADGDYPLTATAKYTTTTAPAGSRTISTTTAVRTLPKPPQASVYASDHPWVSATNGWGPVEKDMSNGEQGAGDGKPLTLNGTVFAKGLGAHANSTIRYFLGGRCTAFNATVGIDDAQPTRGSVKFSVVADGTTKLTTPVLGATSAPRPLTVDVTGAQYVELVADDAGDSNGNDHADWAGAKFTCA; this is encoded by the coding sequence ATGCCCCGCTCTACATCCCCTGGACGCCTTGCCTCGCTGAGCATGGCATGCGTCGTCGCTTCCTCCTCGCTGGGGCTGCTGGCCATCGAACCCGCCAATGCAGTCCCGTTGTCCCTGCCCACAGACGTCGTCAACGCCGGCGACACTGCCACTCTCACCTCCGCCGCCCTCCGCGTAGACGTCGCCACTACTTTCCCCCAAGTCCTTGGCTACACCGACATCGCTTCGTCATCCCGCCTCGACGGCACCACGAGCCGGTTGAACACCGTTACCCTCAACGGCGTGGAGTACGTCGTCACGGGATCGTCCACTGCCCACGGAAAGGACGCACGCGACTACGTCCTCACCGTGCCCGACTTCGGCAACGCCGTGATCAAGGCCCGGCTGTCCGTCACAAAGAATGTGGTCTCCTTCAACGTCACGGAGATCAAGGACTCCGCGGAACACCTCGTCAAGACCTTGCAACTCCCCCGCCTGAACCTGGTCACTGTTGGCTCCGTACAGCCGGGCGCCCAGGTCTCCACGGCCAATCTGTCAGTTGACCGCAGCGTCAGTGGCGACGAATTCACGCCAATTACTGCCGCGACGCCCCTGGATACTGCACCCAGGAGCTCGGCGTACGCGCTGGCCAACACCGCTGCGTTGGGTGCCGCCGTCGAATCCAACGCCCTTTACGACACCTCCTCCGGCCCCGGCACAAAGGACAAGGGCCGCTTCTGGCGTCAAGCCGTCAGCGACGGCGCGGGCGGGGTTTCCATGGGCATTGCCAGTGGCCAGTGGCTGTACCGGGCCGATGGTTCCACCACCACGGAGGAACTTCCCTGGACCAGGGTTGCCATCACCGCCGACGCGAATGCCGACGGCGGCGTGGACTGGCAGGACGCAGCGATAGCCATGAGATCCATCCAGGTGTCCGCCAACAAGGGCGAACAGACCCCGGACAACGTCATCACCCACATCCCCTTCAACTTTGCCTCACAGGCAACCCACCCGTTTCTCCGCACGCTCGACGACGTCAAGCGCATCTCCCTCGCAACGGATGGGTTGGGCCAGGTGGCCATGCTCAAGGGCTACACCAGCGAAGGCCACGACTCGGCCAACACCGATTACGGGAACAACTTCAACACCCGCGCAGGCGGGCTGGAGGACCTCAACACTTTGGTGAAGGAGGGCAAGGACTGGAACGCCAGTTTCGGCGTCCACATCAACGCCACGGAGATCTATCCCGAAGCAAAGTCCTTCAGCGAAGACCTGCTGCGGGCCGACAAGGGTCTCGGCTGGAACTGGCTGGACCAGTCGTACTACATCAACCAGCGCCAAGACATCAACTCCGGCAAGCTCGCCCAGCGCATCAAAGAACTCCGCGAAGCCACGGACGAGAACCTGGACTTCGTCTACGTGGACGTCTACTACGAATTCGGCTGGCTCGCCGAGCGGCTGCAGCAGGAACTGGTCAAGAACGGCTTTCGTGTGGGATCGGAGTGGGCCGACCATCTGTCCCGCAACAACACGTGGTCGCACTGGGCCAACGATGAGAAGTACGGCGGCTCCACCAACAAGGGCGTCAATTCCCAGATCCTGCGCTTCATCAACAACAGCCAATCGGATGTGTGGAACCCGGACCCCAAGCTCGGCGTCAGCCACATTGTGGAGTTCGAGGGCTGGACTGGGCAGAACGACTTCAACGCCTTCAGCGAGAATGTCTGGACAGCCAACCTCCCGGCCAAGTTCCTGCAGCACCACCCGATCACCAAATGGACACCGGACCGGATCGACCTTGCCGATGGCGTGTCGGTGACAGGCAACACCGCCGAAGCACGCAACATCACCGTAGGTGGAGCAACCGTCCTCTCCGGCGGCACCTACCTCATGCCATGGTCGTCAAAAGAAGACGGCAAGGCCGACAAGCTCTACCACTACAACCCTGCAGGAGGCGCCAGCACCTGGACGCTCACCAAAGAGTTCGCCAAGTCCACCTCGCTTGAAGTGTTCAGGTTGACCGACAATGGGCGCGTCAAGGTAGCTGATGTGCCGGTCGTCAACGGCCAGGTAACTGTGATCGCCGAGGCGAACCAGCCCTATGTTCTCACCACAAAGGGCAACACCCTTCCCAAGAAGGCACTCTTCGGCGAAGGCACGCCGTTCAACGATCCCGGGTTCAACGGCAGCGACCTCTCCCCCTGGAACCCCACGGGCAACGTCACCCAAGTGCGCGACGACAAGGGGCGCCGCTTCGCCGAAATGGCGGCAACGCCGTCGTCGATCAGCCAGGAAGTAAAACTCGACGCCGGAACCCAATCGGTCAGTGCGTGGCTTGAAATCCAACCCGGCAAGGTCCGGCCCACTACCCTGTCCGTCGACATCAACGGCAAGACCGAAAGCATCACCGTCGATTCGTCCAACGCAGAAAACTACGTGGCCGGCGACGAGAAGCACGGGACAGCCTTCCAGCGCGTTCGCGTGTTGGTGGACGTACCACGGAACAACACCAAAGCCACCGTTTCGGTCACAACCGCCGACGGCGAAGGCACCGTACGCGTGGACGACTTCAGGGCGGTGAAGACCACCCGCGTTCCCACCACCGGCGTGCTCAGCGAAGACTTCGAGAACGTCGACCAAGGCTGGGGACCCTTCGTCAAGGGCAATGCCGGTGGTTCCACGGACCCCCGGACCCACATCACCGAGCGCAACGAGCCTTTCACGCAGAAGGGCTGGGACACCAATGTGATCGACGAGGTCCTGGATGGCAGGTGGTCCCTGATCGCCCACGACGAAAACACTGCCCCTGACGGCGGACCTGGCATGGTGTACCGCACCACAGAAGCCACAGTGCCCTTCCTGGCAGGACACAAATACAAGGTGTCCTTCGATTACCAGAACTCGAAAGCCGGTCAATACGCCTGGGTTTCCGGTTACGACTCCCAAGCAGGCCCCGCTGTCACGGGCAGCCAGCCGATTGATGCAAAAACCACCACCGCCAGGTTCGAGCAGATCCTCGATACCGGATTCTGCGGGGACTATTTCGTGGGGCTGCAGCGGACAGGAAGCGCGAACGGCTCCGACTTCACCCTGGACAATGTCCTGGTGGAGGACCTCGGTGCCTCGGACGCCGTCCCGGCCTGTGCGCAACTCTCCGCCGAACTTCAAGGCGACGTGGTCCAGCAGGGCAAGGCGCAGGACTTGGTCACGACGTTTGTCTCCGACGAACCGGCGGCCATCAAGGATGTGTCCGTTGAACTTGCCCTCCCCGAGGGCTGGACGGCGACGCCGGCCACGCCGGCAACGGCAGCAACCCTGCCCGCCGGTGGAAGTCTCGCCACCACCTGGAAAGTCACTGCACCCGCTTCGGCGGACGGCGATTACCCGCTCACGGCGACGGCAAAGTACACCACCACCACAGCCCCCGCAGGCAGCCGTACCATCAGCACCACCACCGCTGTCCGGACGCTCCCCAAACCGCCGCAGGCAAGCGTCTACGCGAGCGACCACCCCTGGGTAAGCGCAACGAATGGCTGGGGACCAGTGGAGAAAGACATGTCGAACGGAGAGCAGGGCGCCGGCGACGGCAAGCCGCTGACGCTGAACGGAACAGTCTTCGCCAAGGGACTCGGCGCCCATGCCAACAGCACCATCCGTTACTTCCTGGGAGGCCGCTGCACCGCCTTCAACGCCACCGTTGGAATCGACGACGCCCAGCCGACGCGGGGCAGCGTGAAGTTCTCCGTGGTGGCTGACGGCACCACCAAGCTCACAACCCCGGTACTGGGAGCCACCAGCGCTCCCCGGCCGCTCACCGTTGATGTCACCGGCGCCCAGTACGTGGAGCTCGTGGCAGATGACGCGGGCGACTCCAACGGCAACGACCACGCAGACTGGGCCGGCGCCAAATTCACCTGCGCTTAA
- the tdh gene encoding L-threonine 3-dehydrogenase, which translates to MKALYKSGPHAGFELVDRPEPEAGPSEVKIRVMTTGICGTDLHIQSWDAWAQSIIETPLIAGHEFYGEVVEIGEDVRDVKVGDRVSGEGHVVCGICRNCRAGRRQMCIHTVSVGVQRDGAFAEYVVIPETNVWVHHDESVTPELGAIFDPFGNAVHTALSFPLVGEDVLITGAGPIGLMAIAVARHAGARKIAITDVSAPRLELAKQMGVDLAVDVSKMRVREAQQELGMREGFDIGLEMSGHPTALPEMIENMNHGGRIAMLGLPSQSIDIDWGKVVTHMLTLKGIYGREMFETWYAMSAMLSSNPVLHRNISAVVTDKLPATEWEKGFEIARNGVGGKVVLDWTEL; encoded by the coding sequence ATGAAGGCTCTCTACAAATCCGGACCCCATGCAGGGTTTGAACTCGTCGACCGTCCCGAGCCCGAAGCAGGCCCGTCGGAGGTCAAGATCCGGGTGATGACCACCGGCATCTGCGGCACTGACCTCCACATCCAGAGCTGGGACGCCTGGGCCCAAAGCATCATCGAAACCCCCTTGATTGCGGGCCACGAGTTCTACGGCGAAGTGGTGGAAATCGGCGAAGACGTGCGCGACGTCAAGGTGGGGGACCGCGTCTCCGGTGAAGGCCACGTGGTCTGCGGGATCTGCCGCAACTGCCGGGCCGGCCGCCGCCAGATGTGCATCCACACGGTCTCGGTCGGCGTGCAGCGCGATGGTGCGTTCGCCGAATACGTCGTCATCCCCGAGACCAACGTCTGGGTCCACCACGACGAATCCGTTACGCCCGAACTCGGCGCCATCTTCGACCCTTTCGGCAACGCAGTGCACACCGCGCTGAGTTTCCCGCTGGTGGGGGAGGACGTGCTCATCACGGGCGCGGGTCCGATTGGATTGATGGCCATCGCCGTGGCCCGGCACGCCGGTGCGCGCAAGATCGCCATTACCGATGTTTCCGCACCCCGCCTGGAGCTGGCCAAGCAGATGGGTGTGGACCTCGCCGTCGACGTCTCCAAGATGCGCGTCCGTGAGGCGCAGCAGGAATTGGGCATGCGCGAAGGCTTCGACATCGGCCTGGAAATGTCGGGACACCCCACGGCACTGCCTGAGATGATCGAGAACATGAACCACGGTGGACGCATTGCCATGCTCGGCCTGCCCAGCCAGTCCATCGACATCGACTGGGGCAAAGTAGTCACGCACATGCTCACGCTCAAGGGCATTTATGGTCGCGAGATGTTCGAAACCTGGTACGCCATGAGCGCCATGCTTTCTTCAAACCCCGTGCTTCACCGCAACATTTCCGCCGTCGTCACCGATAAGCTGCCCGCCACCGAGTGGGAGAAGGGCTTCGAGATCGCCCGCAACGGCGTGGGCGGCAAAGTGGTCCTTGACTGGACTGAACTCTAG
- the hutI gene encoding imidazolonepropionase, whose product MSGITPPSTLITNIGELMTQDLEHRVLKDAAIVLEGERISWIGSSAEAPAADNRVDAEGRAVLPGWVDSHSHLVFAGDRTAEFEARMAGQSYSAGGIAVTTGATRSVSDDELTRLVRDRVAEAVSQGTTYLESKTGYGLDVENEARSARIAAAEVDEVTYLGAHLVPAGSDPEEYTDLVCGAMLDAVLPHVRWADVFCERGAFTEDQSRRVLTAARDAGLGLRVHGNQLGEGPGVALAVEFAAASVDHVNYLSDKDVAALAATWAGWDPATGQGTRGTVATCLPACDLSTRQPLAPGRELIDAGVQIALAANCNPGTSYTSSIAFCVTTAVLQMHLSVHEAVRAATYGGALALGRESGNDVDGERAVGSLAVGHRADLHMLKAPSATHLAYRPGIPLTHSVWRAGVRAV is encoded by the coding sequence ATGAGCGGAATCACACCACCCAGCACACTCATCACCAACATCGGCGAGCTGATGACCCAGGACCTGGAGCACCGGGTCCTCAAGGATGCGGCGATCGTCCTTGAGGGCGAGCGTATCTCCTGGATCGGGTCGAGTGCAGAGGCGCCGGCAGCAGACAACCGGGTCGACGCCGAAGGCCGCGCCGTCCTGCCTGGCTGGGTTGATTCGCATTCCCACCTCGTTTTCGCCGGGGATCGCACAGCCGAGTTTGAGGCCCGGATGGCCGGGCAGAGCTACAGTGCCGGTGGCATAGCCGTCACCACCGGAGCAACCAGGAGCGTCAGCGACGACGAGCTGACCCGACTCGTGCGGGACAGGGTGGCCGAAGCGGTTTCGCAGGGAACCACCTACCTCGAGAGCAAGACCGGCTATGGGCTGGATGTGGAGAACGAAGCCCGCAGCGCCCGCATTGCAGCAGCCGAGGTGGACGAGGTCACCTACCTCGGCGCGCACCTGGTCCCCGCAGGCTCCGATCCGGAAGAGTACACAGACCTGGTATGCGGCGCCATGCTCGATGCCGTCCTCCCGCACGTCCGCTGGGCAGATGTCTTCTGTGAGCGCGGTGCATTCACCGAAGACCAGTCCCGTCGGGTCCTGACGGCAGCCCGCGACGCTGGATTGGGCCTGAGGGTCCACGGGAACCAGTTGGGTGAAGGTCCGGGCGTGGCTCTTGCCGTGGAGTTCGCCGCTGCAAGCGTGGATCACGTGAACTACCTTTCGGACAAGGATGTCGCCGCCCTCGCCGCCACGTGGGCCGGCTGGGACCCAGCGACGGGCCAAGGGACCAGGGGCACGGTTGCTACGTGCCTGCCTGCCTGCGACCTTTCCACCCGCCAGCCCCTGGCCCCCGGCCGGGAACTGATCGACGCCGGCGTGCAGATCGCGCTGGCAGCCAATTGCAATCCCGGCACTTCGTACACCAGCTCCATTGCGTTTTGCGTGACCACGGCCGTCCTTCAGATGCACCTGAGCGTGCACGAAGCCGTTCGGGCGGCGACCTACGGCGGCGCCCTGGCGCTGGGCCGTGAGTCCGGGAACGACGTCGACGGCGAACGGGCGGTGGGTTCGCTCGCCGTCGGACATCGCGCCGACCTCCACATGCTGAAGGCGCCGTCGGCCACCCACCTGGCGTACCGCCCCGGGATCCCGTTGACGCATTCCGTCTGGCGGGCGGGCGTGCGCGCGGTCTAG
- a CDS encoding NAD(P)/FAD-dependent oxidoreductase has protein sequence MASNYDVVIVGGGIAGLSLAAALAGKCTVALVEAEQSLAFHTSSRSARQLIPSYGPPVVQDLTVRTLELLAARDAKATEPILTPRGFMLVGDEETVRAEASGNMHLISHAEAMELCPALNPDSFTAAGLDNGSFGCNAPLLLEEHRQNAAAAGVDIITGAKVHSAQRLGAGWQVGAGTEGFQSGVVVNAAGAWADELAVISGVEKLGLQPYRRTAAIVNVANPLPRQTPMVCAADDSFYFRPEGNQVLISPSEHVPSGAEDAKPHPGDIDALIGNLNHLTTLGIRSVDRAWTGLRTEAADGIPVVGFDAEAPGFFWLAGQGGYGFQTSSAIAELAAALILGTVDAESPESRTAEQLAATRWSIRR, from the coding sequence ATGGCTTCGAATTATGACGTAGTAATCGTTGGCGGCGGCATAGCAGGGCTGTCCTTGGCGGCGGCATTGGCCGGCAAATGCACCGTGGCCTTGGTCGAGGCCGAGCAGTCGCTGGCTTTCCATACCTCTTCGAGGTCGGCCCGGCAGCTGATCCCCAGCTATGGACCGCCGGTGGTGCAGGACCTCACCGTGAGGACGCTGGAGTTGCTGGCCGCCCGCGACGCCAAGGCAACGGAACCGATTCTCACCCCGCGCGGCTTCATGCTGGTGGGCGACGAAGAAACTGTCCGGGCTGAAGCCAGCGGAAATATGCACCTCATCAGCCACGCAGAGGCCATGGAGCTCTGCCCCGCCCTCAATCCTGATTCCTTCACGGCGGCCGGTCTGGATAACGGCTCCTTCGGCTGCAATGCTCCGCTTTTGCTGGAGGAACATCGACAGAACGCCGCAGCCGCTGGCGTGGACATCATCACCGGAGCAAAGGTCCACTCCGCACAGCGGTTGGGGGCCGGCTGGCAGGTGGGGGCAGGAACTGAAGGGTTCCAGTCCGGCGTCGTGGTCAATGCGGCAGGTGCCTGGGCGGACGAACTGGCCGTCATCAGCGGCGTGGAGAAGCTTGGGCTCCAGCCCTACCGCCGCACGGCGGCGATCGTCAACGTCGCCAACCCGCTCCCGCGGCAAACCCCCATGGTGTGCGCGGCCGACGATTCCTTCTATTTCCGGCCCGAAGGCAACCAGGTCCTGATCTCGCCGTCGGAACATGTGCCCAGCGGGGCCGAGGACGCCAAGCCCCACCCTGGGGACATCGACGCACTGATCGGAAACCTCAACCACCTCACCACGCTGGGCATCCGCTCCGTGGACCGGGCCTGGACCGGACTGCGGACCGAGGCAGCGGACGGGATCCCCGTGGTGGGATTCGACGCCGAAGCACCCGGCTTCTTCTGGCTGGCCGGACAGGGCGGCTACGGATTCCAGACATCCTCGGCCATTGCGGAGTTGGCGGCGGCCCTCATTCTGGGGACCGTCGATGCCGAGAGTCCGGAATCCCGGACAGCGGAGCAGCTGGCGGCCACCCGCTGGTCCATCCGGCGCTGA
- a CDS encoding SIS domain-containing protein, producing MSENILGAFMEEELLSQPVVWQRAVEQANAEQLLPADGKRIAVIGCGTSWFMAQSYAAARESAGKGVTDAFAASEAFLNSNSADRQYDAVVAITRSGTTTEVLEILAGLKGIVPTVAIIGDTSSPIVGLADTVIGLQYADERSVVQTRFATTALVYLLASLGIDVRQAIEDAREAVSAPVPQELLEAEQFTFLGTGWTVGLAHEAGLKMREAVQGWTESYPAMEYRHGPISIAAPGRVTWLFGTQPEGLDQDMAATGALYIHTDKHPLAELARVHKVTLERARVRGLNPDLPRNLTRSVILDASA from the coding sequence ATGAGCGAGAACATTCTGGGCGCCTTCATGGAGGAAGAGCTGCTCTCCCAGCCGGTGGTGTGGCAGCGCGCCGTGGAGCAGGCCAACGCCGAACAACTGCTTCCCGCGGATGGAAAGCGCATCGCAGTCATCGGCTGCGGCACGTCCTGGTTCATGGCCCAGAGCTACGCCGCCGCCCGCGAGTCTGCCGGCAAGGGTGTCACCGATGCTTTTGCCGCTTCCGAGGCTTTCCTCAACAGCAACAGCGCCGACCGCCAGTACGACGCCGTTGTGGCCATCACGCGCTCAGGCACCACCACTGAGGTACTTGAGATCCTGGCCGGGTTGAAGGGAATCGTTCCCACGGTCGCCATCATCGGCGACACCAGTTCCCCGATCGTCGGGCTGGCCGACACTGTCATTGGCCTGCAGTACGCGGACGAGCGTTCCGTGGTGCAGACCCGTTTTGCCACAACGGCCTTGGTCTACCTCTTGGCGAGCCTTGGCATCGACGTGCGCCAGGCCATCGAAGACGCCCGTGAAGCCGTGAGCGCCCCGGTGCCGCAGGAACTCCTGGAGGCCGAGCAGTTCACCTTCCTCGGAACAGGATGGACCGTTGGCCTGGCCCATGAAGCCGGATTGAAGATGCGCGAAGCTGTCCAGGGCTGGACCGAGTCATACCCGGCCATGGAGTACCGCCACGGGCCGATTTCCATTGCTGCCCCCGGCCGGGTCACCTGGCTGTTCGGCACCCAGCCCGAGGGCCTGGACCAGGACATGGCGGCCACCGGAGCCCTGTACATCCACACAGACAAGCACCCCCTGGCCGAACTGGCCCGGGTCCATAAGGTGACACTGGAGCGTGCACGGGTCCGCGGTTTGAATCCGGATCTGCCACGCAACCTGACCCGTTCGGTCATTCTCGACGCCTCCGCCTAG
- a CDS encoding ROK family protein, giving the protein MVLGAAESPVLSFDVGGTDIKAGLVDAKGVVLGMRRVPTPLDPARPGEAVLDRLVELALELEAEFPGTPAKAAGIIVPGIVDSVAGVGVYSANLGWRNFPFTAEAEKRLGIPVAFDHDVRSAAAVEHALGGSKEFSEVVVMVVGTGIAAAVFSGGKAVTAGGFAGELGHAQVPDPDAVPGTTAATILEAVGSAGAIAKRYQRATSNPVQGARDVLARADSDDTTAQRIWAEAVDALAFTICQCVNIIGTEAVVIGGGLAESGDKLLEPLRARVDQILDFQRRPRLIRAELGQDAGLLGAALNARVLLGAGR; this is encoded by the coding sequence ATGGTTCTTGGAGCCGCAGAATCACCGGTCCTGTCCTTCGACGTTGGCGGGACGGACATCAAGGCCGGATTGGTCGATGCCAAGGGCGTCGTGCTGGGCATGCGCCGGGTTCCCACGCCCCTGGACCCGGCCCGGCCCGGCGAAGCTGTGCTGGATCGCCTCGTCGAACTGGCCCTGGAGCTGGAAGCCGAATTCCCGGGCACCCCTGCCAAAGCCGCCGGTATCATCGTCCCCGGCATAGTCGACTCGGTGGCAGGGGTGGGCGTCTACTCTGCCAACCTCGGATGGCGGAACTTTCCTTTCACGGCCGAAGCTGAAAAACGGCTCGGCATTCCGGTCGCCTTCGACCACGACGTCCGCTCCGCCGCTGCCGTTGAGCACGCACTTGGTGGCTCGAAAGAGTTCAGCGAAGTGGTGGTCATGGTGGTGGGCACCGGAATCGCGGCCGCAGTCTTCTCCGGTGGCAAGGCCGTGACGGCGGGTGGTTTTGCCGGCGAGCTCGGCCATGCACAGGTTCCGGACCCCGACGCCGTTCCCGGCACCACCGCTGCCACGATCCTGGAAGCTGTCGGTTCGGCCGGCGCAATAGCCAAGCGCTACCAGCGGGCTACAAGCAACCCGGTGCAGGGTGCCCGCGATGTCCTGGCCCGCGCCGATTCCGATGACACAACCGCGCAACGCATCTGGGCGGAAGCGGTTGATGCGCTCGCATTCACCATCTGCCAGTGCGTCAACATCATCGGCACCGAAGCCGTGGTCATCGGCGGCGGACTCGCTGAGTCCGGCGACAAGCTCCTGGAGCCACTGCGGGCACGGGTGGACCAGATCCTCGATTTCCAGCGCCGTCCCCGCCTCATCAGGGCCGAGCTGGGCCAGGATGCGGGCTTGCTCGGTGCCGCGCTGAATGCCCGGGTGCTGTTGGGAGCCGGACGATGA